The following proteins are co-located in the Pyricularia oryzae 70-15 chromosome 1, whole genome shotgun sequence genome:
- a CDS encoding ssgprc1, whose protein sequence is MALSPSELCTSQLNRASPSPISANEDDYSSAQASGREGSDDVRPRRRRRHSSYFPQRRKSIVNHIMDGEEHILLKVDLFLTELERRLDFLESYGEISLDASIARAYNTLQAVRTGCSHVSEEVIGAGRRRVHIMVETLEARYQDALAAADSLHEKACVGIDLLDTMLSDFEDHASKFRERSLANAADAAGAFMGEGRRVVDEGIGRAREVVDEGFAAAKWAAESLEDHIQRAVARAGKHGLIRYEDLPMPWRTNPHILKGYRFSETKLACIKSGMFGISNELVNIWSHALGLVLVLAVAFYFYPTSPNFSLSTKTDVFIAAVFFFAACQCLVCSTIWHTMNSIADAHLISSLACVDYTGISMLIAASIMTTEYTAFYCDPVSRWIYMSLTAILGIGGVILPWHPRFNGADMAWARVAFYVSLGATGFLPILQLSLTRGADYVYEFYTPIAESIAVYVFGALIYASKIPERWYPGCFDYFGGSHNLWHLAVLGGIVFHYIAMQEFFSTAFKHAEAGCGAY, encoded by the exons ATGGCCTTATCCCCAAGCGAACTATGCACCTCTCAACTCAACCGCGCTTCGCCTTCCCCGATCTCCGCCAATGAAGACGACTACTCCTCAGCGCAAGCATCTGGCAGGGAGGGCAGCGATGATGTTCGCCCTCGGAGACGCCGGCGGCATTCGTCGTACTTTCCGCAGAGGCGCAAATCCATCGTCAACCACATTATGGATGGCGAGGAGCACATTCTCCTCAAG GTCGATTTATTCCTGACGGAACTCGAAAGGCGCTTGGATTTCCTCGAAAGCTACGGCGAGATCAGCCTGGACGCGAGCATCGCAAGGGCTTACAACACACTGCAGGCTGTGCGGACAGGCTGCTCTCATGTCTCGGAGGAAGTCATCGGCGCCGGTCGTCGGAGGGTACATATCATGGTTGAGACGTTGGAGGCCAGATATCAGGATGCTCTTGCGGCGGCCGACTCGCTGCATGAAAAAGCATGTGTCGGCATAGATCTGCTGGACACGATGCTTTCGGACTTTGAGGACCATGCCTCCAAGTTCCGGGAGCGCAGTCTAGCCAACGCTGCTGATGCCGCTGGTGCGTTCATGGGCGAGGGCCGGAGAGTTGTGGACGAGGGTATCGGTCGTGCCAGGGAGGTTGTCGACGAGGGTTTTGCGGCGGCCAAGTGGGCCGCAGAGTCGTTGGAGGATCATATCCAACGGGCGGTTGCCAGGGCCGGCAAACATGGTCTTATCCGGTACGAGGATCTTCCCATGCCGTGGCGGACCAACCCGCACATCCTCAAGGGGTACCGCTTCAGCGAGACAAAGCTGGCTTGTATCAAGTCGGGCATGTTTGGCATCTCCAACGAACTCGTCAATATCTGGTCGCATGCCCTGGGCCTTGTCCTCGTCCTGGCTGTGGCCTTTTATTTCTACCCGACATCACCCAACTTTTCACTCAGCACCAAGACGGACGTGTTCATCGCGGCTGTCTTCTTCTTTGCGGCATGCCAGTGTCTCGTCTGCAGCACGATCTGGCACACAATGAACTCGATCGCGGACGCGCACCTCATCAGCTCGTTGGCCTGTGTTGACTACACTGGTATATCGATGCTGATCGCTGCGAGCATCATGACAACCGAGTACACGGCTTTCTACTGCGACCCAGTGAGCCGTTGGATCTACATGAGCTTGACGGCCATCCTTGGCATTGGCGGCGTCATCCTGCCGTGGCACCCGCGCTTCAACGGTGCAGACATGGCCTGGGCTCGAGTGGCTTTCTACGTCTCCCTCGGCGCCACTGGCTTCTTGCCCATACTGCAGCTGAGCCTCACCCGTGGTGCTGATTACGTCTACGAGTTCTACACACCAATCGCCGAAAGCATCGCAGTTTACGTCTTTGGTGCACTCATCTACGCCAGCAAGATCCCCGAGAGGTGGTACCCGGGCTGCTTCGACTACTTTGGAGGCAGCCACAACCTCTGGCACTTGGCAGTGCTGGGCGGTATCGTATTCCACTACATTGCTATGCAGGAGTTCTTCTCCACAGCCTTCAAGCATGCGGAGGCTGGTTGCGGAGCATACTAA